Proteins from one Panicum virgatum strain AP13 chromosome 7K, P.virgatum_v5, whole genome shotgun sequence genomic window:
- the LOC120643081 gene encoding cytochrome P450 87A3 — translation MDSMAYIALCAAALAILAALLVWAYRWSHPKSKGRLPPGSMGIPLLGETVQFFAPNPTCDVSPFVKERVRRYGSIFKTSIVGRQVVVSADPDMNYFVFQQEGKLFESWYPDTFTEIFGRDNVGSLHGFMYKYLKTLVLRLYGQENLKAVLVAETDAACRGSLAAWAAQPSVELKEGLSTMIFDLTAKKLIGYDPAKSSDSLRKNFVAFIRGLISFPVNIPGTAYHECMEGRKNAMKVLKSMMKERMADPERRCEDFFDHVIQELRREKPLLTETIALDLMFVLLFASFETTALALTLGVRLLTENPKVVDALREEHDAIARNRKDPDAPVTWAEYRSMTFTNQVIMEMVRLANIVPGIFRKALQDVEIKGYTIPAGWGIMVCPPAVHLNPDIYEDPLAFNPWRWQNKPEITGGTKHFMAFGGGLRFCVGTDFSRVLMATFIHSLVTKYSWRTVKGGNIVRTPGLGFPDGFHIQLLPRN, via the exons ATGGATTCCATGGCCTATATAGCGCTCTGCGCCGCGGCATTGGCGAtcctcgccgccctcctcgTCTGGGCGTACCGGTGGAGCCACCCCAAGTCCAAGGGCAGGCTCCCGCCGGGCTCCATGGGCATCCCACTCCTCGGCGAGACGGTGCAGTTCTTCGCGCCTAACCCGACCTGCGACGTCTCCCCCTTCGTCAAGGAGAGGGTGAGGCGGTACGggagcatcttcaagaccagCATCGTGGGGCGGCAGGTGGTGGTGTCGGCGGACCCGGACATGAACTACTTCGTGTTCCAGCAGGAGGGGAAGCTGTTCGAGAGCTGGTACCCGGACACCTTCACCGAGATCTTCGGCCGCGACAACGTCGGCTCCCTGCACGGCTTCATGTACAAGTACCTCAAGACCCTCGTGCTCCGCCTCTACGGCCAGGAGAACCTCAAGGCGGTGCTCGTCGCCGAGACGGACGCCGCCTGCCGCGGCAGCCTCGCCGCCTGGGCGGCGCAGCCAAGCGTCGAGCTCAAAGAGGGCCTCTCCACG ATGATATTTGATCTTACCGCCAAGAAGCTGATCGGCTACGACCCGGCCAAGTCGTCGGATAGCCTGAGGAAGAACTTCGTGGCCTTCATTCGCGGGCTGATTTCTTTCCCTGTCAACATCCCGGGCACGGCCTACCATGAATGCATGGAG GGGCGGAAGAACGCGATGAAGGTGCTCAAGAGCATGATGAAGGAGCGGATGGCGGATCCGGAGCGGCGGTGCGAGGACTTCTTCGACCACGTGATCCAGGAACTCCGGAGGGAGAAGCCGCTCCTGACGGAGACCATCGCGCTGGACCTCATGTTCGTGCTCCTCTTCGCCAGCTTCGAGACCACGGCGCTGGCGCTCACCCTCGGCGTCAGGCTCCTCACCGAGAACCCCAAGGTCGTCGACGCGTTGAGG GAGGAGCACGACGCGATCGCCAGGAACAGGAAGGACCCGGACGCCCCGGTCACGTGGGCCGAGTACAGATCGATGACCTTCACGAACCAG GTCATCATGGAGATGGTGAGGCTCGCAAACATCGTGCCGGGGATTTTCCGGAAGGCCCTGCAAGACGTTGAGATCAAAG GCTATACGATTCCGGCGGGATGGGGAATCATGGTGTGCCCACCGGCTGTGCACTTGAACCCTGACATATACGAAGACCCGTTGGCGTTCAACCCATGGAGGTGGCAG AACAAGCCTGAAATCACTGGCGGAACGAAGCATTTCATGGCATTCGGAGGTGGCCTTCGGTTCTGCGTTGGGACCGATTTCAGCAGGGTCCTGATGGCGACATTCATCCACAGTTTGGTTACAAAATACAG TTGGAGAACGGTAAAAGGCGGGAACATAGTCCGGACCCCTGGCCTCGGCTTCCCAGATGGATTTCACATCCAGCTTCTCCCTAGGAATTGA
- the LOC120643082 gene encoding cytochrome P450 87A3-like, whose protein sequence is MCAYVRLPGFAALVLLMLLLLYAVHRWRNPRCRGRLPPGSMGLPLVGETLHFFSPDASFDVPRFVRHRLARYGPIFKTSLVGHPVVVSADEELNHMVFQQEGQLFRSWYPDSFVEILGRDNVGEQQGAMFRHLKNMVLRYFGPESLRESVLRDVERAIASSLCTWSTLPAVELKEAVSTMVFDLSANKLLSLDPSRSKVLRRSFFDFVRGLISFPLYLPGTAYYSCMKGRQSAMEVLQEVLEERKRSSVEEAPGGAGGDERARRHGDFLDCVVQEITREKPLVTDKMALDLMFVLLFASFHTTSLALTLAVKLLADHPHVLEELTVEHEAILNDRKAGRESDDGITWMEYKSMTFTSQVINETVRLANIAPGIFRKALKDIQFKGYTIPAGWGVMVCPPAVHLNPGIYPDPLTFNPSRFKDKPEINRGSRHFMAFGGGLRFCVGADFSKLQMSIFLHFLVTRYRWKNLGGGKIVRSPGLEFPDGYQIQIRQCD, encoded by the exons atgtGCGCGTACGTGCGGCTCCCCGGCTTCGCCGCGCTGGTGCTcctcatgctgctgctgctgtacgCGGTGCACCGGTGGAGGAACCCTcgctgccgcggccgcctcccgcCGGGCTCCATGGGCCTGCCGCTCGTCGGCGAGACGCTGCACTTCTTCTCCCCCGACGCCTCCTTCGACGTCCCTCGCTTCGTCCGCCACAGGCTGGCGAG GTACGGCCCGATCTTCAAGACGAGCCTGGTGGGGCACCCGGTGGTGGTCTCGGCGGACGAGGAGCTGAACCACATGGTGTTCCAGCAGGAGGGGCAGCTGTTCCGGAGCTGGTACCCGGACTCCTTCGTGGAGATCCTGGGCAGGGACAACGTCGGCGAGCAGCAGGGCGCCATGTTCAGGCACCTCAAGAACATGGTGCTCCGCTACTTCGGCCCGGAGAGCCTCCGGGAGTCCGTGCTCCGCGACGTCGAGCGCGCCATCGCCAGCTCCCTCTGCACCTGGTCCACGCTGCCGGCCGTCGAGCTCAAGGAGGCCGTCTCCACG ATGGTGTTTGATCTTTCAGCGAACAAGCTGCTCAGCCTGGACCCGTCGAGGTCCAAGGTTCTGAGGAGGAGCTTCTTCGACTTCGTTCGAGGGCTCATCTCGTTCCCGCTGTATTTGCCAGGAACAGCATACTACTCATGCATGAAG gggcggcagAGTGCAATGGAGGTGCTGCAGGAAGTGCTGGAGGAGAGGAAGAGATCATCGGTGGAGGAGGCGCctggaggagcaggaggcgacGAAAGGGCACGGCGCCATGGCGACTTCTTGGACTGCGTCGTCCAGGAGATCACGAGGGAGAAGCCGCTCGTGACGGACAAGATGGCGCTGGACCTCATGTTCGTGCTCCTCTTCGCCAGCTTCCACACGACGTCGCTGGCGCTCACCCTGGCCGTCAAGCTGCTCGCCGACCACCCTCACGTCCTGGAAGAGCTCACG GTGGAGCATGAAGCGATTCTGAATGACCGTAAGGCGGGCCGTGAATCTGATGATGGAATCACATGGATGGAGTACAAGTCTATGACATTCACATCCCAG GTTATCAACGAGACTGTCCGATTAGCCAATATTGCACCTGGCATCTTCAGAAAGGCTCTAAAAGATATACAGTTCAAAG GGTACACAATTCCAGCAGGATGGGGAGTGATGGTCTGCCCTCCAGCAGTGCACTTGAACCCGGGCATCTACCCAGATCCTCTCACCTTTAATCCTTCAAGGTTTAAG GATAAACCGGAGATAAACCGTGGATCAAGGCACTTCATGGCATTCGGAGGAGGCCTCCGGTTCTGTGTTGGAGCAGACTTCAGCAAGCTGCAAATGTCCATATTCCTCCATTTCCTTGTCACCAGATACAG GTGGAAAAATCTTGGGGGAGGCAAGATAGTCCGAAGTCCGGGGCTAGAATTTCCCGATGGCTACCAAATTCAAATAAGGCAGTGCGATTAG